From one Pristis pectinata isolate sPriPec2 chromosome 14, sPriPec2.1.pri, whole genome shotgun sequence genomic stretch:
- the fgf4 gene encoding fibroblast growth factor 4, whose protein sequence is MLIRMFCNATIQSASLPILVLGLVSGLVRCAPLSTQSNATLERRWETLLSRSMSRIPGERKAISRETDYLLGIKRLRRLYCNVGIGFHLQVLPDGRINGIHNENRYSLLEISPVERGVVSLLGVRSGLFVAMNSKGKLYGSAYYNDECKFNEILLPNNYNAYESRAYPSMYIALSKNGKTKKGNRVSPIMTMTHFLPRI, encoded by the exons ATGTTGATCAGGATGTTCTGCAACGCAACAATTCAATCGGCTTCCTTGCCAATCTTGGTTCTTGGGCTTGTGTCTGGTTTGGTGCGCTGCGCCCCGCTCTCTACCCAGTCCAACGCTACCTTGGAACGCAGATGGGAGACTCTCCTGTCCCGCTCCATGTCTCGAATCCCCGGGGAGAGAAAGGCCATCAGCCGGGAGACGGACTATCTGCTGGGTATCAAACGACTGAGACGGCTTTACTGCAACGTCGGCATCGGATTTCACCTTCAAGTATTGCCCGACGGAAGGATTAATGGCATACACAATGAGAATCGATACA GCCTTTTGGAGATTTCTCCCGTGGAAAGAGGGGTCGTCAGCCTTCTCGGTGTCAGAAGTGGGTTATTTGTAGCCATGAACAGCAAAGGCAAACTTTATGGATCG GCATACTACAATGATGAATGCAAATTCAACGAAATTCTCCTGCCCAATAATTACAACGCCTATGAGTCCAGAGCGTACCCCAGCATGTACATAGCGCTGAGCAAGAATGGCAAAACGAAGAAAGGAAACCGAGTGTCTCCCATCATGACAATGACTCATTTTCTTCCGAGAATCTGA